Proteins from a single region of Mesotoga sp. BH458_6_3_2_1:
- a CDS encoding Tex family protein, with product MNEIVTDIANSLALPRWKVENAVELLEEGKTIPFIARYRKEKTGELNEIQLREISDALEYAKKLRSRKEEVLRIIEEKGKLTEELEAAISNAKNLQLVEDLYLPFKSKKKTRADKAREKGLQPLADFLKTSRIKDETFVLTFVDAEKEIFQTEEALEGARDILAEEFSQEISVRERLRNQLKAKGAIKSSNSDKQDEREVYRDYYDFSQPLSRLAAHQIMALFRGEREEILSLKLELPFDILPSLRDSIGWKDYLAYYEELVEASSDSYSRLLMPSIEREVRNIIREEAEGRAIHVFARNLRDLFLQPPLGEKVVMGIDPGYRTGCKVAVIGKDGSLLYHDVIFPTPPQSDYINSSMKVVQAINTLEVELISIGNGTGSRETEVFVSRLIKEYKLPVKYMIVTESGASVYSASKVAIEEFPNEDVTTRGAISIARRVQDPLAEYVKIPPEAIGVGMYQHDVNQSELKKTLDREVESVVNLVGVNLNTASEHLLKYISGLNSRAALNIVKHRAENGGFRSRKELLKVSGLGPKAFEQAAGFCRIINGSEALDGTSVHPESYEIARDILNSADFDPEELFTKKEEVPAKLDEIDLDAFSKEKGFNPITVREVVGMLKKPGLDPREELEKPILRTDVLSMEDLSTGMELEGTVRNVVDFGAFVDIGVKQDGLIHKSKMGRRVRDPLEVLSVGQIVKVRVLEVDTKRMRIGLELLTNANST from the coding sequence ATGAATGAAATTGTTACAGACATTGCTAACTCTCTTGCTCTACCGAGATGGAAAGTTGAAAATGCCGTTGAACTGCTTGAAGAAGGAAAGACTATACCATTCATCGCCAGATACAGAAAGGAAAAGACCGGAGAACTGAACGAGATACAGTTAAGAGAGATCTCCGATGCGCTCGAATACGCCAAGAAGCTTCGCTCCAGAAAAGAAGAAGTCCTGAGAATAATTGAAGAAAAGGGCAAACTCACCGAGGAACTGGAAGCAGCCATCAGTAATGCAAAAAACCTTCAGCTGGTTGAGGACCTTTATCTTCCCTTCAAATCGAAGAAGAAAACCAGAGCAGACAAAGCGAGGGAAAAGGGGTTACAACCGCTGGCAGATTTCCTGAAGACTTCAAGGATTAAGGACGAAACCTTCGTCCTTACGTTTGTCGATGCAGAAAAGGAGATATTTCAGACAGAAGAGGCTCTCGAAGGAGCCAGGGATATTCTCGCCGAAGAGTTTTCTCAGGAGATATCCGTGAGGGAAAGGCTAAGAAATCAACTAAAGGCTAAAGGGGCAATCAAAAGCTCTAATTCCGATAAGCAGGATGAGCGCGAGGTTTACAGGGACTACTACGACTTCTCTCAACCGCTCTCTAGACTGGCCGCTCACCAGATTATGGCTCTTTTCAGGGGCGAACGAGAAGAGATTCTCTCGTTGAAGCTGGAGTTGCCCTTCGATATTCTGCCTTCTCTAAGAGACTCCATAGGTTGGAAAGACTATCTAGCCTACTATGAAGAACTGGTAGAGGCTTCGTCCGATTCTTACTCTAGGTTGCTTATGCCTTCTATTGAACGAGAAGTGAGAAACATCATAAGAGAAGAGGCCGAGGGAAGGGCTATCCATGTTTTCGCCAGAAATCTCAGGGATCTCTTCCTCCAGCCTCCTCTCGGCGAAAAAGTTGTAATGGGTATCGACCCGGGTTACAGGACCGGATGCAAAGTGGCGGTTATCGGAAAGGACGGCTCTCTTCTCTATCATGATGTGATATTTCCGACCCCACCTCAGAGCGACTACATAAACTCTTCGATGAAGGTAGTTCAGGCAATAAATACCTTAGAGGTCGAACTCATATCTATCGGCAACGGTACAGGTTCCAGAGAAACCGAGGTCTTTGTAAGCAGGCTGATAAAGGAGTACAAACTTCCCGTCAAATATATGATTGTAACGGAGTCGGGTGCTTCGGTTTACTCTGCCTCAAAAGTTGCGATTGAGGAGTTCCCGAACGAAGATGTAACAACAAGAGGAGCGATCTCGATTGCGCGGAGGGTTCAGGACCCACTGGCCGAATACGTGAAAATCCCCCCGGAAGCTATTGGAGTCGGCATGTACCAGCACGATGTCAATCAGTCGGAACTGAAGAAGACGCTCGACAGAGAGGTCGAGTCTGTAGTTAATCTAGTGGGTGTCAATCTAAACACTGCATCGGAGCATTTGCTCAAATACATCTCCGGATTAAACTCTAGAGCCGCACTGAACATTGTAAAGCATAGAGCTGAAAACGGAGGGTTCAGGAGCAGAAAGGAACTGCTGAAGGTCTCAGGTTTAGGCCCAAAGGCCTTCGAGCAGGCGGCCGGTTTCTGTAGAATCATCAATGGATCAGAGGCTCTCGATGGGACTTCCGTTCATCCCGAAAGTTATGAGATAGCCAGAGATATCCTCAATAGCGCTGACTTTGACCCAGAGGAGCTGTTCACAAAAAAAGAAGAAGTCCCGGCAAAACTCGACGAGATCGATCTCGACGCTTTTTCTAAGGAGAAGGGATTCAATCCAATAACCGTGAGAGAAGTTGTGGGCATGCTGAAAAAGCCAGGTTTAGACCCCAGGGAGGAACTCGAAAAACCGATCCTTAGAACGGATGTCCTTTCCATGGAAGACCTGTCCACGGGGATGGAACTGGAGGGGACTGTTCGAAACGTCGTAGATTTCGGAGCCTTCGTTGACATAGGAGTCAAGCAGGATGGCCTTATTCACAAGAGCAAAATGGGAAGAAGGGTTAGAGACCCTCTCGAGGTATTGAGCGTAGGTCAGATTGTGAAGGTAAGGGTCCTGGAAGTCGACACGAAGAGAATGAGAATAGGGCTAGAGCTGCTCACAAATGCCAACAGTACTTGA
- a CDS encoding pyruvate kinase — protein MGEFSIVATINDRKLLKSIEMSGASAIRFNSSHVSLEELQKFISYYEDNCTLPMYIDLQGAKLRLSRSQPIMEVKAGEQVVLGCQSSQLRSIAVDPRTLSYLSPGMRVSIEDGRIELQVLKLEADFARAMVLRGGVIRPAKGMNISPHPINQIELSSRDSDIVLATKKYGFVRYALSFVSSPSEVIELKELSGREVASKIERELPFSRIEEISASSDEIWFCRGDLGAQLGARGLVDFYTFFSDNLRKLYKPVLMAGEVLEHMVDHPFATRSELCHLKDIQRQGFGGVVLSNETAYGSFPIESIKTVLEVTSDE, from the coding sequence ATGGGAGAGTTCTCAATTGTTGCCACAATAAATGACCGGAAACTTCTCAAATCGATCGAAATGTCGGGAGCATCGGCCATACGATTCAATTCTTCTCACGTTTCTCTTGAAGAGCTTCAGAAATTCATCTCTTACTACGAAGATAACTGTACTCTTCCTATGTATATAGATCTACAGGGTGCCAAGCTTCGGCTGTCCAGAAGTCAGCCAATAATGGAAGTGAAGGCTGGGGAACAGGTTGTTCTTGGCTGTCAATCATCTCAGTTGAGAAGCATAGCGGTTGATCCCAGAACCCTTTCATACCTCTCTCCCGGGATGAGAGTGTCAATAGAGGATGGCAGGATTGAACTGCAGGTACTCAAACTCGAGGCGGATTTCGCAAGAGCAATGGTTCTGAGAGGCGGCGTTATCCGACCGGCCAAAGGCATGAATATATCGCCCCATCCGATAAATCAGATTGAACTCTCCTCCAGAGATTCAGACATCGTGCTTGCCACAAAGAAGTACGGCTTCGTAAGATATGCGCTCTCCTTTGTTTCCAGTCCAAGCGAGGTAATCGAATTGAAGGAACTCTCTGGAAGAGAAGTAGCTTCTAAGATCGAAAGAGAGCTTCCGTTCTCCAGAATAGAAGAGATCTCGGCTTCAAGTGACGAAATCTGGTTCTGCAGAGGTGACCTTGGAGCCCAGCTGGGGGCGCGAGGCCTCGTAGATTTCTATACATTCTTCTCGGACAATCTCCGCAAACTCTACAAACCGGTGCTCATGGCTGGTGAGGTTCTTGAACACATGGTTGACCATCCCTTCGCTACCAGGAGTGAGCTTTGTCATCTGAAGGACATTCAAAGGCAGGGATTCGGAGGAGTTGTTCTCTCAAACGAAACGGCTTACGGTTCATTCCCTATAGAGAGCATAAAGACGGTTCTGGAGGTCACATCGGATGAATGA